The Candidatus Koribacter versatilis Ellin345 genome has a segment encoding these proteins:
- a CDS encoding aspartate aminotransferase family protein — MPIVSTSTSYAERVNPQWVRLLDVLQMNVSYERCVGTELFTTDGGRILDFLSGYCVHNTGHNHPRIVAALVDELQRNGPNMLQSHVPEMAGELAEKLCDRAGGGLTKVFFNSSGSEGVEAAIKFARARTKRNGLLYAQNAFHGLTCGALSLMEGTTWAKGWGPLLPETKAVPFGDLEALESQLKTKKYAAYIVEPVQSEGGIRVPAENYLREAQALCRKYGSLFVLDEVQTGMYRTGKFLAGHHFGTEPDMVILAKALSGGLIPVGAVLMTEDVYDAVYGSIDRAIIHTSTYSENGLAMRAGLTTLEVLEDEQLGKRALVAGAALRGQLRDALSSYEMVKDIPGIGMLSGIEFKAPSSLTLRLAFEAFQHIHPGLFGQMVVMRMFKNEHILTQICGNNFMVLKVAPPLNATDAEMDTFVAAISRVMDVVHSSKTFWGDALALARRTVNI, encoded by the coding sequence TTGCCGATCGTTTCGACGTCCACGAGTTATGCGGAGCGAGTGAACCCGCAATGGGTGCGTCTGCTCGACGTGCTCCAGATGAATGTGTCGTACGAGCGCTGCGTGGGAACCGAGCTCTTCACCACCGACGGCGGACGGATCCTCGATTTTCTTTCCGGCTATTGCGTGCACAACACAGGGCACAACCATCCGCGGATTGTGGCGGCGCTGGTGGATGAGTTGCAGCGCAATGGGCCCAACATGCTGCAGAGCCACGTTCCCGAGATGGCGGGTGAACTCGCGGAGAAACTCTGTGACCGCGCGGGCGGAGGACTGACCAAAGTCTTCTTCAACAGCTCCGGCAGCGAAGGCGTGGAAGCGGCAATTAAGTTTGCGCGGGCACGCACCAAGCGCAATGGACTGCTCTACGCACAAAACGCATTCCACGGACTGACGTGCGGAGCGCTGTCGCTGATGGAAGGCACGACCTGGGCGAAGGGCTGGGGGCCGCTGCTACCGGAAACCAAAGCAGTTCCCTTCGGCGATCTTGAGGCGCTCGAGTCACAACTGAAAACGAAGAAGTACGCGGCGTACATCGTAGAGCCGGTGCAGTCGGAGGGCGGAATTCGCGTGCCGGCGGAAAACTACCTTCGCGAGGCGCAGGCGTTGTGCCGCAAGTACGGCAGCTTGTTCGTGCTGGATGAAGTGCAGACCGGAATGTATCGCACCGGAAAATTTCTGGCAGGACACCACTTCGGCACGGAGCCGGACATGGTCATCCTGGCGAAGGCGCTGAGCGGAGGGTTGATTCCCGTGGGCGCCGTACTGATGACCGAAGACGTCTACGACGCGGTGTATGGTTCCATCGATCGCGCCATTATTCATACATCCACCTACAGCGAGAACGGGCTGGCGATGCGAGCGGGACTCACGACGCTCGAGGTTCTCGAAGACGAACAGCTGGGGAAACGCGCGCTGGTTGCGGGCGCAGCGCTGCGTGGGCAGCTGCGGGATGCGCTGTCGTCTTATGAGATGGTGAAGGACATACCGGGTATCGGGATGCTGAGCGGGATCGAATTCAAGGCGCCGAGTTCCCTCACCTTGCGGCTCGCGTTCGAGGCGTTCCAGCACATCCATCCGGGACTGTTCGGGCAGATGGTAGTGATGCGCATGTTCAAGAACGAGCATATTCTGACCCAAATCTGCGGGAACAACTTCATGGTGTTGAAGGTCGCTCCACCCCTGAATGCGACCGATGCGGAGATGGACACCTTCGTGGCAGCGATCAGCCGGGTTATGGACGTGGTCCATTCTTCGAAAACTTTTTGGGGAGATGCGCTTGCATTGGCCCGCAGAACAGTAAATATTTGA
- a CDS encoding winged helix-turn-helix domain-containing protein, which produces MRLLVVEDDLAIQEFLKRALVEAGYQVDVAADGRTAEKLATEGIHDGLIIDLGLPDIDGLDLIARTRAQGNSAPVLILSARRSVDERVRGLEQGGDDYLTKPFALSELLARLRNLLRRASPGQHESTRLRIADLELDLVRREAKRGANVLQLTPQEFALLEYLCRNTGRVVTRTMILDHVWKMRIDPATNVVDVHIYRLRSKVDRDAPKALIHTIRGVGYVLKDS; this is translated from the coding sequence GTGCGTCTGCTGGTCGTTGAAGACGATTTAGCCATCCAGGAGTTTCTCAAGCGTGCTTTGGTGGAAGCCGGTTACCAGGTGGACGTGGCGGCCGACGGCCGCACCGCCGAGAAGCTTGCTACGGAAGGCATTCACGATGGGCTCATCATTGATCTGGGTTTGCCCGACATTGACGGTCTCGACTTGATCGCGCGCACCCGGGCGCAAGGAAATTCCGCGCCGGTGCTGATCCTCTCCGCTCGCCGATCGGTGGATGAACGCGTGCGCGGCCTGGAACAAGGCGGCGACGACTACCTCACCAAGCCATTCGCTCTCTCGGAGTTGCTGGCGCGCTTGCGTAACCTATTGCGCCGCGCGAGCCCCGGGCAGCATGAATCGACGCGGCTGCGGATTGCGGACCTGGAACTCGATTTAGTGCGGAGAGAGGCGAAGCGCGGTGCAAATGTGCTGCAACTTACGCCCCAGGAGTTCGCGTTGCTGGAATACTTGTGCCGCAACACCGGCCGGGTGGTAACACGCACAATGATCCTGGATCACGTTTGGAAGATGCGGATTGATCCGGCAACCAACGTAGTGGACGTGCACATCTACAGGCTGCGAAGCAAGGTGGACCGCGACGCACCGAAGGCCCTGATCCACACCATTCGCGGAGTCGGGTATGTTCTCAAAGATTCTTAG
- a CDS encoding sensor histidine kinase: MFSKILSRPKDTAAWRLSIWTTIAFAAGSAIAFGIVYYMVSLGIRERSDQWLVGESETLKEVSDATPRDNLYQRVIEETAQNAAHEIPGEHETEDENRNSVFFLQIDNLGEPLWYGPENSRDRFVEAVRGLQPGSPQTLKIPENVVPYRVVVQDLKSGGTIYLGLSDIGAVELLHRLMRGFFIVWIGMVLLGLMISYLSARRTLLRVETITQTVSRIGSEDLSARLAEAHNADEIARLAQTFNRMLDRIQASVNQLRTVTGAVAHDMKSPVTSIRGKLEVALLEGSAADWREPVAEAVEGLDRLSQFINTTLDLAEAEAGALPLRKEPVDFGALVEQFVDIYTPAFHENHHQVHVQIHEPVTVDVDVSLTNRMLSNLLDNEMAHLPPGCKIDIEVMAREQQAELVIRDDGPGFPAELKAHAFERFVKGKESKGHGLGLAFVDAVVQAHGGNVEIEDTPGGGATIRILMPLVAVSVG; the protein is encoded by the coding sequence ATGTTCTCAAAGATTCTTAGCCGTCCGAAGGACACCGCGGCGTGGCGGCTTTCGATCTGGACGACGATTGCCTTCGCAGCGGGCAGCGCGATCGCGTTTGGGATCGTGTATTACATGGTGTCGCTGGGCATTCGCGAACGCAGCGACCAGTGGCTGGTTGGCGAATCGGAGACACTGAAGGAAGTTTCAGATGCGACGCCGCGAGACAATCTTTACCAGCGCGTAATTGAAGAAACCGCGCAAAACGCAGCCCACGAGATTCCGGGTGAGCACGAAACCGAGGACGAGAACCGGAACTCGGTGTTCTTTTTGCAAATCGACAACCTTGGGGAGCCGCTGTGGTATGGCCCGGAGAACAGCCGCGACCGATTCGTTGAAGCGGTCCGAGGTCTTCAACCGGGTTCGCCGCAGACACTGAAAATTCCTGAAAATGTGGTTCCCTATCGCGTGGTGGTACAAGACCTCAAATCCGGCGGCACAATCTACCTGGGACTTTCCGATATTGGCGCCGTAGAACTGCTGCACCGGCTGATGCGCGGATTCTTCATTGTGTGGATCGGCATGGTGCTGCTGGGATTGATGATCTCGTATCTCAGCGCCCGCCGAACGCTTTTACGCGTGGAGACGATCACGCAGACGGTGTCGCGCATTGGCAGCGAGGACCTGAGCGCCCGGCTGGCGGAGGCGCACAATGCCGATGAAATCGCGCGGCTGGCGCAGACTTTTAACCGCATGCTCGATCGCATCCAGGCATCTGTGAACCAACTGCGAACGGTCACCGGTGCGGTCGCGCACGACATGAAGAGTCCGGTAACGTCCATCCGCGGCAAATTGGAAGTTGCCTTGCTCGAAGGCAGCGCGGCGGATTGGCGTGAGCCAGTGGCGGAAGCGGTAGAGGGCCTTGACCGGCTGTCGCAGTTCATCAATACAACGCTCGATCTTGCCGAGGCGGAAGCGGGAGCCTTGCCGCTGCGAAAAGAGCCGGTGGACTTCGGCGCGCTAGTGGAACAATTCGTTGACATCTACACGCCAGCGTTCCACGAAAATCATCACCAGGTTCACGTGCAGATACACGAGCCGGTAACGGTGGACGTGGACGTGAGTCTAACCAACCGCATGCTTTCGAACCTGCTCGACAACGAGATGGCACACCTGCCGCCGGGCTGCAAGATTGACATTGAAGTGATGGCGCGCGAGCAGCAGGCAGAGCTCGTGATTCGCGATGACGGTCCGGGCTTCCCTGCTGAGTTGAAGGCGCACGCGTTCGAACGGTTCGTGAAGGGCAAAGAGTCCAAGGGACACGGACTGGGCCTGGCGTTCGTAGATGCCGTGGTGCAGGCACATGGCGGAAATGTTGAGATTGAAGACACCCCGGGTGGGGGTGCAACGATTCGAATCTTAATGCCGCTGGTGGCCGTGAGCGTGGGATGA
- a CDS encoding alpha/beta fold hydrolase produces MDTITTKDGVSIFFKDWGPKEAQPIVFHHGWPLSADDWDTQMLFFLGHGFRVIAHDRRGHGRSTQTDTGNEMDTYAADVIALTDKLDLKNAVHIGHSTGGGEVVHYVARAKPGRVGKMVIIGAVPPVMLKSEKNPGGTPMEAFDGYRAALAANRAQLYIDIPTGPFYSFNRPGAKVIQGVIDNWWRQGMMGGTKAHYDCIKAFSETDFTDDLKSITVPSLVIHGTDDQIVPYADSAPLSSKLLKNGKLKTYEGFPHGMCTTHADVVNPELLAFIKS; encoded by the coding sequence GTGGATACGATCACTACGAAGGATGGCGTCAGCATTTTTTTCAAAGATTGGGGGCCAAAGGAGGCCCAGCCGATCGTTTTTCATCACGGATGGCCGCTGAGTGCCGATGACTGGGACACGCAGATGCTCTTCTTCCTCGGCCACGGTTTTCGCGTGATCGCGCACGACCGTCGCGGGCACGGACGCTCGACACAGACCGACACCGGCAACGAGATGGACACGTATGCTGCCGACGTAATCGCGCTCACGGACAAGCTCGATCTCAAGAACGCGGTGCACATTGGACACTCGACGGGTGGGGGCGAAGTGGTGCACTACGTGGCGCGCGCTAAACCGGGGCGTGTGGGAAAGATGGTGATCATCGGCGCGGTGCCGCCGGTGATGTTGAAGTCGGAGAAGAATCCCGGCGGCACACCGATGGAAGCGTTTGATGGGTACCGCGCGGCCCTCGCCGCGAACCGCGCACAACTTTACATCGACATTCCAACCGGGCCGTTTTATAGCTTCAACCGCCCGGGAGCGAAGGTGATCCAGGGCGTGATCGACAACTGGTGGCGACAAGGCATGATGGGCGGCACCAAGGCGCATTACGACTGCATCAAGGCGTTTTCCGAAACCGACTTCACCGACGATCTCAAAAGCATCACCGTGCCTTCACTGGTGATCCATGGCACGGACGACCAGATTGTGCCGTACGCGGATTCTGCGCCGCTTTCATCGAAACTGCTGAAGAATGGCAAGCTGAAAACGTATGAAGGCTTTCCGCATGGGATGTGCACGACGCATGCGGATGTGGTGAATCCGGAGTTGCTGGCGTTTATTAAGAGCTAG
- a CDS encoding YceI family protein produces MIHARRLLLPILLLAASAAVAQKPAEVRIDFDPATTKVDFTLADVLHTVHGTFKLKSGSIHFDPATGAAGGQLVVDVPSGQSGNDTRDHKMHKEILQSDRFPDATFTPSKVIGHLAMSGASQVQVQGIFRIHGADHDLTLTVPAQINGTQLQMQTQFEIPFVKWGMKDPSTFILRVNKEVQMSISGTEKISQ; encoded by the coding sequence ATGATCCACGCACGACGGCTGCTGCTTCCCATCCTGCTCCTCGCGGCATCCGCGGCTGTTGCGCAGAAGCCTGCCGAAGTCCGTATCGACTTCGACCCCGCCACTACGAAAGTCGACTTCACCCTCGCCGACGTCCTTCACACTGTCCACGGCACGTTCAAGTTGAAGAGCGGCAGCATTCACTTCGATCCCGCTACCGGCGCAGCCGGCGGCCAACTCGTAGTCGACGTCCCCAGCGGCCAGAGCGGCAACGACACCCGCGACCACAAGATGCACAAAGAAATCCTGCAAAGCGACCGCTTTCCCGATGCGACCTTCACTCCGAGCAAAGTCATCGGGCACCTCGCCATGTCAGGCGCGTCGCAAGTGCAGGTGCAAGGCATCTTCCGCATCCACGGCGCCGATCACGACCTCACCCTCACCGTCCCCGCACAGATCAACGGCACCCAACTCCAGATGCAAACCCAATTCGAAATCCCATTCGTGAAATGGGGCATGAAAGACCCCAGCACGTTCATTCTGCGCGTAAACAAAGAAGTGCAGATGTCGATCTCGGGGACAGAGAAGATCTCGCAGTAG
- a CDS encoding NAD(P)/FAD-dependent oxidoreductase has protein sequence MSLQPWAPVSAPSSCCSCGKPMSTRTDVVIVGGGPVGLATAIAARHAGMKVMLADHAVPPIDKACGEGLMPDGLESLAAVGVTIPVENAFQFRGIRFREGETSVDATFPRGVGYGVRRTVLHDLLTQRAEEAGVDLRWGTRVSAIADGRVTLNDEEVRCDWIIGADGQASQVRERMQIGRTQTELRRYGFRQHFALTPWTDYVEVYWSDHGQVYVTPVAEDQVCVALITADPHLRLSCLSTFFPELAEKLSGANASSREQGAITLTRQLDTVCAGNIALVGEASGSVDAITGEGMSLGFRQAVAVVEAMQSGSLASYARAHIEIGKPARRMSMLMLSMGNRRWLRHRTLRALSSRPELFAQMLSIHVGESKLRDFGLERALTLGWRMLYTQGEA, from the coding sequence GTGTCCTTGCAGCCATGGGCCCCGGTTTCTGCGCCGAGCTCGTGCTGCTCGTGTGGTAAGCCGATGAGCACGCGCACCGATGTCGTCATCGTCGGCGGCGGCCCAGTTGGCCTGGCCACCGCAATCGCCGCACGCCATGCGGGCATGAAGGTTATGCTCGCCGATCACGCCGTGCCGCCCATCGACAAGGCCTGTGGCGAAGGCCTCATGCCCGACGGTCTGGAGTCACTCGCCGCCGTCGGCGTCACCATTCCCGTGGAAAACGCGTTTCAATTCCGCGGTATCCGCTTCCGTGAAGGCGAGACCTCGGTCGACGCAACCTTCCCGCGCGGCGTCGGCTACGGCGTGCGCCGCACCGTCCTTCACGATCTGCTCACCCAGCGCGCAGAAGAAGCCGGTGTCGATCTGCGCTGGGGCACACGCGTCTCCGCGATCGCCGACGGTCGTGTCACGCTGAACGACGAAGAAGTCAGATGCGACTGGATCATCGGTGCCGACGGCCAGGCATCGCAAGTGCGCGAGCGCATGCAAATCGGTCGCACGCAAACCGAACTCCGCCGCTACGGCTTCCGCCAGCACTTCGCTCTCACCCCGTGGACCGACTACGTTGAGGTCTACTGGAGTGACCACGGCCAGGTCTACGTCACGCCCGTAGCTGAGGATCAAGTCTGCGTAGCGCTCATCACCGCCGATCCGCACCTCCGGCTCAGTTGTCTTTCAACGTTCTTCCCAGAGCTCGCAGAAAAACTCTCGGGCGCGAACGCCAGCAGCCGCGAGCAGGGAGCCATCACACTCACCCGCCAGCTCGACACGGTCTGCGCCGGCAACATCGCGCTCGTCGGCGAAGCTTCTGGCTCGGTAGATGCCATCACCGGCGAAGGCATGTCGCTCGGCTTCCGCCAGGCAGTCGCAGTTGTCGAGGCCATGCAATCCGGCTCGCTCGCATCCTATGCCCGTGCGCATATCGAGATCGGCAAACCGGCCCGCCGTATGTCGATGCTGATGCTATCGATGGGCAACCGGCGCTGGTTACGCCATCGCACGCTGCGTGCTCTGTCATCGCGCCCCGAACTCTTCGCTCAAATGCTCAGCATCCACGTTGGCGAATCAAAGCTCCGCGACTTCGGCCTCGAACGCGCGCTCACCCTCGGCTGGCGCATGTTGTACACGCAAGGAGAAGCATGA
- a CDS encoding 3-oxoacyl-[acyl-carrier-protein] synthase III C-terminal domain-containing protein → MGWDISEKGFRIVLSQDVPTMVHDHLRGDVDSFLAEFDLKRSDIATWIMHTGGPKVLEATEQSLELPEGALAPSWKCLSEVGNLSSASVLVVLENIYHHQRPAPGTLSVLAAMGPGFCAELVLLVW, encoded by the coding sequence ATGGGTTGGGACATCTCCGAGAAGGGCTTCCGCATTGTCCTCTCGCAAGACGTTCCGACGATGGTCCACGATCACCTGCGAGGTGATGTCGACAGCTTCCTCGCCGAGTTCGATCTCAAGCGCTCCGACATCGCCACGTGGATCATGCACACCGGTGGCCCGAAGGTCCTCGAGGCAACGGAGCAATCGCTGGAACTTCCCGAAGGCGCACTCGCTCCGTCCTGGAAATGCTTGAGCGAAGTTGGCAATCTCTCGTCGGCTTCGGTGCTCGTGGTGCTCGAAAACATTTATCACCACCAGCGTCCCGCTCCCGGGACGCTCAGTGTCCTTGCAGCCATGGGCCCCGGTTTCTGCGCCGAGCTCGTGCTGCTCGTGTGGTAA
- the ilvC gene encoding ketol-acid reductoisomerase, which yields MAKVYHDSSADLSIIRGKKVGIVGYGSQGHAHALNLVDSGVQVRVGLRPSSSSKAKAEKSGLQVGSVSDVAQWADVIMILAPDTEQAAIYEKDIAPHLKPGKTLMFAHGFNIRYGTITPPEGIDVSMVAPKAPGHRVREVFTEGGGTPALFAIHQDASGKAREIALSYAAAIGTTRAGVLETTFKEETETDLFGEQAVLCGGAAALVKAGFETLVEAGYQPELAYFECLHELKLIVDLMYRGGLNYMRYSVSDTAEYGDYIAGPRIITDETRKNMKQLLTDIQDGTFAKNWINENKTGRPWFEKKRTDEQEQQLEDVGAQLRDMMTFLNPVKIKQKSEQKEAVAQ from the coding sequence ATGGCAAAGGTTTATCACGACTCATCGGCAGATCTCTCCATCATTCGCGGCAAGAAAGTCGGCATCGTCGGCTACGGCTCGCAAGGACACGCGCATGCGCTCAACCTCGTGGATAGCGGCGTCCAAGTCCGCGTCGGTCTGCGTCCCAGTAGCTCTTCGAAAGCGAAGGCAGAGAAGTCCGGCCTGCAAGTCGGCAGTGTCTCCGATGTCGCGCAGTGGGCCGACGTCATCATGATCCTCGCCCCCGACACCGAGCAGGCTGCGATCTACGAAAAGGACATCGCGCCGCACCTCAAGCCCGGCAAGACGCTGATGTTCGCGCACGGCTTCAACATTCGCTACGGCACCATCACACCGCCGGAAGGCATCGACGTATCGATGGTCGCGCCGAAAGCACCCGGCCATCGCGTGCGCGAAGTCTTCACCGAAGGCGGCGGCACTCCGGCGCTCTTCGCCATTCATCAGGACGCCAGCGGCAAAGCCCGTGAAATCGCGCTCTCCTACGCGGCCGCCATCGGTACCACTCGCGCCGGCGTGCTCGAAACTACCTTCAAGGAGGAGACCGAAACCGATCTCTTCGGCGAGCAAGCGGTCCTCTGCGGCGGCGCGGCGGCGTTGGTCAAGGCAGGCTTCGAGACTTTGGTCGAAGCAGGCTACCAGCCCGAACTCGCGTACTTCGAGTGCCTGCACGAGCTCAAGCTAATCGTGGACCTGATGTACCGCGGCGGCCTCAATTACATGCGCTACTCCGTCAGCGACACCGCCGAGTACGGCGACTACATCGCCGGCCCGCGCATCATCACCGACGAAACCCGCAAGAACATGAAGCAGCTTCTCACCGACATTCAGGACGGCACCTTCGCCAAGAACTGGATCAACGAGAACAAGACCGGCCGCCCGTGGTTCGAGAAGAAGCGCACCGATGAGCAGGAGCAGCAGCTCGAAGACGTCGGCGCTCAACTGCGCGACATGATGACCTTCCTTAACCCGGTCAAGATCAAGCAGAAGTCGGAACAAAAAGAAGCTGTAGCGCAGTAG
- the ilvN gene encoding acetolactate synthase small subunit, which produces MLHVFVVHVENKPGVLTRVASLFRRRAFNIDSLTVGRTEKADVSRMTIVVDTDKDGARRLEAHLYKLVNVLLVEDITGTPSINRDLAMIKVSCTQDTRPQILALVEVFRARVVDLAMDSIIMEITGNEEKIDRLVEVLQPYGVMEMVRTGIVAMRRGVTTPINKEANATQVYEDTGVSYSV; this is translated from the coding sequence ATGCTGCATGTATTCGTAGTCCATGTCGAAAACAAGCCCGGTGTTCTCACGCGCGTCGCATCGCTGTTTCGTCGTCGCGCCTTCAACATCGACTCGCTCACCGTGGGCCGCACTGAGAAAGCCGACGTTTCGCGCATGACAATCGTCGTCGACACCGACAAGGATGGCGCGCGTCGCCTCGAAGCCCATCTCTACAAGCTCGTGAATGTCCTCCTCGTGGAAGACATTACCGGCACGCCCTCCATTAACCGCGACCTCGCAATGATCAAGGTGTCGTGCACGCAGGACACACGCCCGCAGATCCTCGCTCTTGTAGAGGTCTTCCGCGCGCGCGTCGTCGATCTCGCCATGGACTCCATCATCATGGAAATCACCGGCAACGAAGAAAAGATCGATCGCCTCGTCGAGGTCTTGCAGCCGTATGGCGTGATGGAAATGGTGCGCACCGGCATCGTCGCCATGCGCCGCGGCGTCACGACGCCTATTAACAAGGAAGCGAACGCAACTCAGGTTTACGAAGACACCGGCGTCTCGTACTCGGTGTAA
- the ilvB gene encoding biosynthetic-type acetolactate synthase large subunit, protein MKKTMTGAQIIWECLEREGTKIAFGYPGGAILPTYDALKHSSIHHVLVRHEQGATHMADGYARVSGGVGVAIATSGPGATNMVTGIATAMLDSSPIVCITGQVGSKLIGTDAFQETDITGVTLPITKHNYLVTKASEIAQTIREAFYIAKSGRPGPVLIDVTKDAQQGTCEFDWESAAPQLPGYRPDLSPDAAHYKQALELIKTAKRPVIFAGHGIMISGAMREVRDFAEKAGVPVALTLLGIGAFPASHPLNLGMMGMHGEAWVNQAIQDADLLIALGMRFDDRVTGNLKNYATKAKKIHVEIDPSEINKNVKVDVALVGDVREVLNELLPHVEATDRKEWFDHIESLKGDSAVRDIQNLPDNGHLYAAHVINDIWRETEGNAIVVTDVGQHQMWEAQYYKHDNPRSLITSGGLGTMGFALPAAIGAKMANPDAEVWVIVGDGGFQMTMCELATIVQERLDINIAIINNGYLGMVRQWQEFFYERNYQATPLLSPDFSVLASAYGIKSSSVTTRADVVPTVRAARKHQGAVLIDFQVEQEDTVYPMVPAGADLHNMIRRPSPIVETAMDK, encoded by the coding sequence ATGAAGAAAACGATGACAGGTGCGCAGATCATTTGGGAGTGCCTGGAGCGCGAAGGGACGAAGATCGCCTTCGGATATCCGGGCGGCGCCATTCTGCCAACGTACGACGCCTTGAAGCACTCGTCCATCCACCACGTGCTGGTGCGCCACGAGCAAGGCGCAACCCACATGGCCGATGGCTACGCGCGCGTGAGCGGCGGGGTTGGAGTGGCAATTGCCACGTCGGGTCCCGGTGCGACCAACATGGTCACCGGCATTGCCACGGCCATGCTCGACTCCTCGCCCATCGTTTGCATCACCGGCCAGGTCGGCTCCAAGCTCATCGGCACAGACGCGTTCCAGGAAACCGACATCACCGGCGTCACGCTGCCCATCACCAAGCACAACTATCTCGTCACCAAGGCGTCGGAGATCGCGCAGACCATTCGCGAAGCTTTCTACATCGCGAAGTCCGGTCGTCCCGGCCCGGTGCTCATCGACGTCACGAAAGATGCGCAGCAGGGAACCTGCGAATTCGATTGGGAGTCTGCCGCGCCGCAACTACCCGGCTATCGTCCCGACCTCTCGCCCGACGCTGCTCACTACAAGCAGGCCCTCGAGCTGATCAAAACTGCCAAGCGACCGGTGATCTTTGCGGGCCACGGCATCATGATCTCCGGCGCCATGCGCGAAGTTCGCGACTTCGCCGAGAAGGCAGGAGTTCCGGTTGCACTCACGCTGCTCGGCATCGGCGCCTTTCCGGCATCGCACCCGCTCAACCTCGGCATGATGGGCATGCACGGCGAAGCATGGGTCAATCAGGCCATTCAAGATGCCGACCTGCTCATCGCACTCGGCATGCGTTTCGACGATCGCGTCACCGGCAATCTCAAGAATTACGCGACCAAGGCGAAGAAGATCCACGTCGAGATCGATCCCTCCGAGATCAACAAGAACGTAAAGGTTGATGTCGCGCTCGTTGGCGATGTCCGCGAAGTTCTGAACGAACTCTTGCCGCACGTCGAAGCCACTGACCGCAAAGAGTGGTTCGACCACATCGAGAGCCTCAAAGGCGACTCCGCAGTTCGCGACATCCAGAACCTGCCCGACAACGGTCATCTTTACGCTGCGCACGTCATCAACGACATCTGGCGCGAAACCGAAGGCAACGCCATCGTGGTTACCGACGTCGGCCAGCACCAGATGTGGGAAGCGCAGTATTACAAGCACGACAACCCGCGCTCGCTCATCACGTCCGGCGGCCTCGGCACTATGGGTTTCGCCCTGCCCGCGGCAATAGGCGCGAAGATGGCGAACCCCGACGCTGAAGTCTGGGTCATCGTCGGCGACGGCGGCTTCCAGATGACGATGTGCGAACTCGCGACCATCGTGCAGGAGCGCCTCGACATCAACATCGCCATCATCAACAACGGTTATCTCGGCATGGTGCGCCAGTGGCAGGAATTTTTTTACGAGCGCAACTACCAGGCCACGCCGCTGCTCAGCCCCGATTTCAGCGTGCTCGCCAGCGCCTATGGCATCAAGAGCAGCAGCGTCACCACGCGCGCTGATGTGGTGCCGACGGTGCGCGCCGCGCGCAAGCATCAAGGCGCAGTGCTCATCGATTTCCAGGTCGAGCAGGAAGACACCGTTTACCCGATGGTCCCGGCCGGCGCCGACCTCCACAACATGATCCGCCGTCCCAGCCCGATCGTCGAAACGGCGATGGACAAATAG